The Pristiophorus japonicus isolate sPriJap1 chromosome 3, sPriJap1.hap1, whole genome shotgun sequence genome has a segment encoding these proteins:
- the LOC139260401 gene encoding zinc finger protein 239-like — translation MCDKGLARLSNLLTHRVHTGVRPFTCSICGKGYARLAVFQKHQQIHTGERPFSCSVCGKRFTQSSSLLAHNKQVHTKERPFPCSMCGKGFAVSSDLLRHQRIHTGERPFTCSVCGKGFAVSSNLLAHNKQVHTKERPFPCSVCGKGFAVSSDLLRHQQIHTGERPFTCSVCGKGFTQSSDLLKHQRVHN, via the coding sequence ATGTGTGATAAGGGATTAGctcggttatccaacctgctgacacacagagttcacactggggtgaggccattcacctgctccatctgTGGGAAGGGATACGCTCGGTTAGCCGTTTTCCAGaaacaccagcaaattcacactggagaaaggccattcagctgctctgtctgtgggaagagattcactcagtcatccagcctgctggcacacaacaagcaagTTCACACGAAGGAGAGGCCATTcccttgctccatgtgtgggaagggattcgctgtgtCTTCCGACCTcctgagacaccagcgaattcacactggggagaggccgttcacctgctctgtgtgtgggaagggattcgctgtgtcatccaacctgctggcacacaacaagcaagTTCACACGAAGGAGAGGCCATTcccttgctccgtgtgtgggaagggattcgctgtgtCGTCCGACCTCCtgagacaccagcaaattcacactggggagaggccgttcacctgctccgtgtgtgggaagggattcactcagtcatccgacctcctgaaacaccagcgagttcacaattga